From a single Kitasatospora sp. NBC_00458 genomic region:
- a CDS encoding collagenase, whose amino-acid sequence MRAARPLHQLPHIARLLTLALALLLSVGLFAPRSQAAPVPASPPPGGGSPATSAAPADPAPQPAIGETPDDHGKNRPVSANDRAPFSTTVPDKADSPSKAAKDNALAKSFGESAAAAVAEQTCNVSDFTGRTGGALVQAIKAADLGCINDLFVLTGGDASGAFRESQMTTVAYALRDNAAAYPGDNSTSTAQLVLYLRAGYFVQWYHPADVGTYGTALQTAIRSALDGFFGSSHSRDVTSANAGTLGEAITLIDSAQENVRYLPVVKRLLGDYSAATHNPAGMGNALNSVFTVLWRGHQTTGFADAVQADPGVLDALYSFASSNNAQLGGDYSFLVYNATRELGRFLKYEPLRAKVRPLEKGLADQSSPSGRTAYQWAAVAEMAEAFDPGNCSYYGTCDSVNRLKSAVLTVNYTCSPSIRILAQALDAGQLGTACSSLTSQDAYFHTVAKDNGAVADDRNTTIEVVVFHSRFDYGVFAASIYGIDTNNGGMYLEGKPAEAGNQPRFLAYEAEWARPDFQIWNLNHEYTHYLDGRFDMYGDFDAGMTTPTVWWVEGFAEYVSYSYRKVSYDAAVSAAGLHTYKLSTLFDTTYKNSDSERVYRWGYLAVRYMLEQHRSDMDAVLAKYRTGDWAGARTYLTSTIGTRYDADFDRWLTACAAGACNTPTPGNQPPTAAFGTAIGELAVTFTDRSTDTDGRITTRAWDFGDGTTATTTNPTKWYTKAGTYTVTLTVTDDKGATATARQDVTVAGLPECSGADVRQMDKNCRRSNLAATTGNYTHFYLYLPAGVKQLKLTSTGGTGNADMYFNTGSWAYTNAYTARSVNASNNTETLTIANPPAGYVFVSLYAQQGFSGANIKAEY is encoded by the coding sequence GTGAGAGCCGCACGCCCTCTGCACCAACTACCCCACATCGCCAGGCTGCTGACGCTCGCCCTGGCGCTGCTCCTGTCGGTCGGCCTGTTCGCCCCGCGCAGCCAGGCCGCCCCCGTCCCGGCCTCGCCGCCGCCCGGCGGCGGCTCGCCCGCCACCTCGGCCGCCCCCGCCGACCCGGCCCCTCAGCCGGCCATCGGCGAGACGCCCGACGACCACGGCAAGAACCGGCCGGTGTCCGCCAATGACCGCGCCCCGTTCTCGACCACCGTGCCCGACAAGGCCGACAGCCCGTCGAAGGCCGCCAAGGACAATGCTCTCGCCAAGAGCTTCGGCGAGAGCGCGGCCGCGGCGGTCGCCGAACAGACCTGCAACGTCTCCGACTTCACCGGACGCACCGGCGGCGCCCTGGTCCAGGCGATCAAGGCCGCCGACCTCGGCTGTATCAACGACCTGTTCGTCCTGACCGGTGGTGACGCCAGCGGGGCCTTCCGGGAATCCCAGATGACCACCGTGGCGTACGCCCTGCGCGACAACGCCGCCGCCTACCCGGGCGACAACTCCACCTCCACCGCCCAGTTGGTGCTCTACCTGCGCGCCGGCTACTTCGTGCAGTGGTACCACCCGGCCGACGTCGGCACCTACGGCACCGCCCTGCAGACCGCGATCCGGTCCGCACTGGACGGCTTCTTCGGCAGCTCCCACTCGCGTGACGTCACCTCCGCCAACGCCGGCACCCTCGGCGAGGCGATCACCCTGATCGACAGCGCTCAGGAGAACGTCCGCTACCTCCCGGTCGTCAAGCGGCTGCTGGGCGACTACAGCGCCGCCACCCACAACCCGGCGGGGATGGGCAACGCGCTCAACAGCGTCTTCACCGTGCTCTGGCGCGGCCACCAGACGACCGGCTTCGCCGACGCCGTCCAGGCCGACCCGGGCGTGCTCGACGCGCTGTACTCCTTCGCGAGCTCCAACAACGCCCAACTCGGCGGCGACTACAGCTTCCTGGTCTACAACGCGACCCGCGAGCTGGGCCGCTTCCTGAAGTACGAGCCGCTCCGGGCCAAGGTCCGGCCGCTGGAGAAGGGCCTGGCCGACCAGTCCTCGCCGTCCGGTCGCACCGCCTACCAGTGGGCGGCCGTCGCGGAGATGGCCGAGGCCTTCGACCCGGGCAACTGCTCGTACTACGGCACCTGTGACTCGGTCAACCGGCTCAAGTCGGCCGTCCTGACGGTCAACTACACCTGCAGCCCGAGCATCCGGATCCTCGCCCAGGCCCTCGACGCGGGCCAGCTCGGCACCGCCTGCTCCAGCCTGACCTCCCAGGACGCCTACTTCCACACGGTGGCCAAGGACAACGGCGCGGTGGCGGACGACCGGAACACCACCATCGAGGTCGTGGTCTTCCACTCCCGGTTCGACTACGGGGTGTTCGCCGCGAGCATCTACGGCATCGACACCAACAACGGCGGCATGTACCTGGAGGGCAAGCCCGCCGAGGCCGGCAACCAGCCGCGCTTCCTCGCCTACGAGGCCGAGTGGGCGCGCCCCGACTTCCAGATCTGGAACCTGAACCACGAGTACACCCACTACCTCGACGGCCGGTTCGACATGTACGGCGACTTCGACGCCGGCATGACCACCCCGACCGTCTGGTGGGTCGAGGGCTTCGCCGAGTACGTCTCCTACTCCTACCGCAAGGTCTCGTACGACGCGGCGGTCTCCGCCGCCGGCCTGCACACCTACAAGCTCTCCACCCTCTTCGACACCACCTACAAGAACTCCGACAGCGAGCGGGTCTACCGCTGGGGCTACCTGGCCGTCCGCTACATGCTGGAGCAGCACCGCAGCGACATGGACGCCGTGCTCGCCAAGTACCGCACGGGCGACTGGGCCGGCGCCCGCACCTACCTGACCAGCACCATCGGCACCCGGTACGACGCCGACTTCGACCGCTGGCTGACCGCCTGCGCCGCCGGCGCCTGCAACACCCCCACCCCGGGCAACCAGCCGCCCACCGCCGCCTTCGGCACCGCGATCGGTGAGCTGGCCGTCACCTTCACCGACCGCTCGACCGACACGGACGGCAGGATCACCACCCGCGCCTGGGACTTCGGCGACGGCACCACCGCCACCACCACCAACCCGACCAAGTGGTACACCAAGGCGGGCACCTACACCGTCACGCTCACGGTGACCGACGACAAGGGCGCCACCGCGACCGCCCGGCAGGACGTCACCGTGGCGGGTCTGCCCGAGTGCTCCGGCGCCGACGTCCGGCAGATGGACAAGAACTGCCGCCGCAGCAACCTGGCCGCGACCACCGGCAACTACACCCACTTCTACCTGTACCTCCCGGCCGGGGTGAAGCAGCTGAAGCTGACCAGCACCGGTGGCACCGGCAACGCCGACATGTACTTCAACACCGGCAGCTGGGCCTACACCAACGCGTACACCGCCCGGTCCGTCAACGCCTCCAACAACACCGAGACCCTCACCATCGCCAACCCGCCCGCGGGTTACGTGTTCGTCAGCCTGTACGCCCAGCAGGGCTTCTCCGGCGCGAACATCAAGGCCGAGTACTGA
- a CDS encoding DoxX family protein, producing the protein MPSSSPSTTAPTTTSASARAIPGAGVASPHAYDVGLLLLRVVLGLTMAAHGSQKLFGWFGGGGIDGTGHFFDKSGYPAPKAMAVVAGLTEVGGGLALVVGLLTPLAAAAILGTMLNALAVTWSSTFFAAKGGSEYELLLIAASAALALTGPGRYAVDRYLPVVRSHRLVYGAGAVLVGLVTAGVVLLVRK; encoded by the coding sequence ATGCCGAGCAGCAGCCCGAGCACGACCGCCCCCACCACCACCTCCGCTTCGGCCCGGGCGATCCCCGGGGCCGGGGTGGCCTCACCGCACGCCTACGACGTCGGCCTGCTGCTGCTGCGCGTGGTCCTCGGCCTCACCATGGCCGCCCACGGCAGCCAGAAGCTGTTCGGCTGGTTCGGCGGCGGTGGAATCGACGGCACCGGTCATTTCTTCGACAAGAGCGGGTACCCGGCGCCCAAGGCCATGGCCGTCGTGGCCGGTCTCACCGAGGTCGGCGGCGGGCTCGCGCTCGTGGTCGGCCTGCTGACCCCGCTGGCCGCCGCCGCGATCCTCGGCACCATGCTCAACGCCCTCGCGGTGACCTGGAGCAGCACCTTCTTCGCCGCCAAGGGCGGCAGCGAGTACGAACTGCTGCTGATCGCCGCCTCCGCCGCGCTCGCCCTGACCGGTCCCGGCCGCTACGCCGTGGACCGCTACCTGCCCGTGGTGCGCTCGCACCGGCTGGTGTACGGCGCGGGTGCCGTGCTGGTCGGCCTGGTGACGGCCGGCGTGGTCCTGCTCGTGCGCAAGTGA
- a CDS encoding helix-turn-helix transcriptional regulator yields the protein MRAARLIRMAFLVQSNPGVTAATLARELEVSERTVIRDAQALQEAGIPVRSERGRVGGYHLPPGYRTRLTTLHPTEAETLFLSGLPTALRDLGLADEASAARLKLTATLLPSVRTAAESSRGRFHLDAPAWFREPRAPRLLPELARAVWSDRTVELSYARAGGDGSPPAAVTRVVEPYGLVLKAGVWYLVGRVPVGAADRAPGGADLRASGGPADRAPGGADGRTPGGAADRTPGSADGRTPGGAAGRERDGAWRTYRVDRITALAPAPHAEEPFVRDPAFDLAAHWEERSAGFARALLRTSVTVRLTGWGLRRLPAVIDAAGVEEALASASGPDAAGRVTLDVPAESDEVAFDQLSRLGAEVEVLAPAGLRARFRERASALAALYGADDPGDQR from the coding sequence ATGCGTGCCGCCCGCCTGATCCGCATGGCCTTCCTCGTCCAGTCGAACCCCGGCGTGACCGCCGCCACCCTCGCCCGCGAGCTGGAGGTGTCCGAGCGGACGGTGATCCGCGATGCCCAGGCCCTGCAGGAGGCGGGCATCCCGGTCCGCTCCGAGCGCGGCCGGGTGGGCGGCTACCACCTGCCACCGGGCTACCGGACCCGGCTCACCACGCTCCACCCCACCGAGGCCGAGACCCTCTTCCTGTCCGGCCTGCCCACGGCCCTGCGGGACCTCGGACTGGCGGACGAGGCGAGCGCGGCCCGGCTGAAGCTGACGGCCACCCTGCTCCCGTCGGTGCGCACGGCGGCCGAGTCGTCCAGAGGCCGCTTCCACCTCGACGCCCCGGCCTGGTTCCGCGAGCCGCGAGCGCCGCGGCTGCTGCCGGAACTGGCCCGCGCGGTGTGGTCGGACCGGACCGTGGAACTGTCGTACGCCCGAGCGGGCGGGGACGGCTCCCCGCCCGCCGCGGTGACGCGCGTGGTGGAGCCGTACGGGCTGGTCCTGAAGGCGGGCGTCTGGTACCTGGTGGGCCGCGTCCCCGTCGGGGCGGCCGACCGCGCTCCCGGCGGGGCGGACCTGCGGGCCTCGGGTGGGCCGGCCGACCGCGCTCCCGGCGGGGCGGACGGACGGACCCCGGGCGGGGCGGCCGACCGTACTCCCGGCAGCGCGGACGGACGGACCCCGGGCGGGGCGGCCGGGCGGGAACGTGACGGTGCCTGGCGCACCTACCGCGTCGACCGCATCACCGCCCTCGCCCCCGCTCCGCACGCCGAGGAGCCGTTCGTCCGTGATCCGGCCTTCGACCTGGCGGCGCACTGGGAGGAGCGCTCCGCCGGGTTCGCGCGGGCGCTGCTGCGCACGAGCGTCACGGTGCGGCTGACCGGGTGGGGCCTGCGACGCCTGCCCGCCGTCATCGACGCGGCCGGCGTCGAGGAGGCGCTGGCCTCGGCGAGCGGGCCGGACGCCGCCGGGCGGGTCACGCTCGACGTACCGGCGGAGTCGGACGAGGTCGCGTTCGACCAGCTGTCCAGGCTGGGCGCCGAGGTGGAGGTGCTGGCCCCGGCGGGCCTGCGCGCCCGCTTCCGCGAGCGCGCGTCGGCCCTGGCCGCCCTCTACGGGGCGGACGACCCCGGGGATCAGCGGTAG
- a CDS encoding SDR family oxidoreductase: MNRETTTPDDGRNGPLSGRIALVAGATRGAGRALAVELGRAGATVYVTGRTTRTRASEVGRSAETIEESAELVTAAGGTGIAVPTDHLDEERVRALAERIGREQGRLDILVNDLWGGEHLLTRSVFGRKSWETPLADGLRILELGVRSHVITAALLLPLLIRSDAPLHVEVTDGTAVSNRRYRENMYYDLAKNAPIRLAFGLGQELAEYGGAAVAVSPGFLRSEQMLAHFGVAEENWRDAIAREPAFAIAESPSYLARAVAALAADPDRAARWNGRSTSSGELARAYDVRDVDGSRPDAWAYFEDVTYGGKDGSPDDYR, encoded by the coding sequence ATGAACCGTGAAACCACCACCCCCGACGACGGCCGGAACGGCCCGCTCTCCGGTCGGATCGCACTCGTGGCCGGGGCCACCCGCGGTGCCGGGCGCGCCCTCGCCGTCGAGCTCGGCCGCGCCGGCGCCACCGTCTACGTCACCGGACGCACCACCCGCACCCGGGCCAGCGAGGTCGGCCGGAGCGCGGAGACCATCGAGGAGAGCGCGGAGCTCGTCACCGCGGCCGGCGGCACCGGGATCGCCGTCCCCACCGACCACCTCGACGAGGAGCGGGTCCGCGCCCTCGCCGAGCGGATCGGGCGCGAGCAGGGCCGCCTCGACATCCTGGTCAACGACCTGTGGGGCGGCGAGCACCTGCTCACCCGTTCCGTGTTCGGCAGGAAGAGCTGGGAGACGCCGCTCGCCGACGGCCTGCGCATCCTGGAACTCGGGGTCCGTTCGCACGTGATCACGGCGGCGCTCCTGCTGCCGCTGCTGATCCGGTCCGACGCGCCGCTGCACGTGGAGGTGACCGACGGCACGGCGGTCTCCAACCGCCGCTACCGCGAGAACATGTACTACGACCTGGCCAAGAACGCCCCGATCCGGCTGGCCTTCGGGCTGGGCCAGGAGCTGGCGGAGTACGGGGGTGCGGCGGTGGCGGTGTCGCCGGGCTTCCTGCGCTCGGAGCAGATGCTCGCCCACTTCGGGGTCGCCGAGGAGAACTGGCGCGACGCCATCGCCCGGGAACCGGCCTTCGCGATCGCCGAGTCGCCGAGCTACCTCGCACGCGCGGTCGCGGCACTGGCCGCCGACCCGGACCGGGCCGCCCGCTGGAACGGCAGGTCCACCTCCAGCGGGGAGCTCGCCAGGGCGTACGACGTGCGGGACGTGGACGGCAGCCGGCCCGACGCCTGGGCCTACTTCGAGGACGTCACCTACGGCGGGAAGGACGGCTCGCCCGACGACTACCGCTGA
- a CDS encoding TIGR03086 family metal-binding protein, with protein MAHRREHRKAARPDTPYTEALSAFGDRVRLVTPDQWDAPTPCADWSVRELVNHLTAEQLWVPELLMGSTVSEVGGRFDGDVLGTDPVAAWTAAADAARDAFAVSGATELTVHLSFGDVSGQYYLDQLTADAVVHAWDLAEGIGRRTRLPAGLVEFALGEYTGYGDLSGSGLFDPPLPVPADAGPQTRLLALTGRRDRP; from the coding sequence ATGGCTCACCGCAGGGAACACCGGAAGGCGGCCCGGCCGGACACCCCGTACACCGAGGCCCTGTCCGCGTTCGGCGACCGCGTGCGACTGGTCACCCCCGACCAGTGGGACGCGCCCACGCCGTGCGCCGACTGGTCCGTCCGGGAGCTGGTCAACCACCTCACCGCCGAGCAGCTCTGGGTGCCGGAGCTGCTGATGGGCTCGACCGTCTCGGAGGTCGGCGGCCGGTTCGACGGCGACGTGCTCGGCACCGACCCGGTCGCCGCCTGGACGGCCGCCGCCGACGCCGCCCGCGACGCGTTCGCCGTGTCCGGCGCCACCGAACTCACCGTCCACCTGTCCTTCGGCGACGTCTCCGGGCAGTACTACCTGGACCAGCTCACCGCCGACGCCGTCGTGCACGCCTGGGACCTCGCCGAGGGCATCGGCCGGCGCACCCGGCTGCCCGCCGGGCTGGTCGAGTTCGCGCTCGGCGAGTACACCGGCTACGGGGACCTCTCCGGCAGCGGCCTCTTCGACCCGCCGCTCCCCGTCCCGGCCGACGCCGGCCCGCAGACCCGCCTGCTCGCCCTCACCGGGCGCCGGGACCGCCCCTGA
- a CDS encoding hemerythrin domain-containing protein, whose amino-acid sequence MSRRPDILDEFTAEHRAVEELLTRIEAGLGAGSATPEAPGAPEEPDGAGTADTPGSTGAAGPAGTAEASAELDEAAGLLTDLLFSHCAAEEEHLFPVVQHDVPDGGALVFRCIHDHLAIGQYLSDLQGLPPGDPTAGTLLQGLAELLRRHLATEEEQLYAAARKALPADTRAALAERLRTTRAEIAEAGP is encoded by the coding sequence ATGAGCCGCAGGCCGGACATCCTGGACGAGTTCACCGCGGAGCACCGGGCGGTGGAGGAACTGCTCACCCGGATCGAGGCCGGGCTCGGGGCGGGCTCCGCGACACCGGAGGCACCGGGAGCACCGGAGGAGCCGGACGGAGCGGGGACGGCGGATACCCCCGGTTCCACGGGAGCCGCGGGCCCGGCGGGGACCGCGGAGGCGTCCGCCGAGCTGGACGAGGCCGCCGGACTCCTCACCGATCTGCTCTTCAGCCACTGCGCCGCCGAGGAGGAGCACCTGTTCCCGGTCGTCCAGCACGACGTGCCCGACGGCGGGGCGCTGGTGTTCCGGTGCATCCACGACCACCTGGCGATCGGCCAGTACCTCTCCGACCTGCAAGGACTCCCGCCCGGGGACCCGACCGCCGGCACCCTGCTGCAGGGCCTCGCCGAACTCCTCCGCCGACACCTGGCGACGGAGGAGGAACAGCTCTACGCAGCAGCCCGCAAGGCCCTGCCGGCCGATACCCGTGCCGCCCTCGCCGAACGGCTGCGCACCACACGGGCGGAGATCGCCGAAGCCGGGCCGTGA
- a CDS encoding VOC family protein, translating to MGSGEATATVRCVAAVPCWVSLATRDLDAAEAFYGPLLGWEFEPAPDRFGPYVHAVTGGEAVAGLGVAGGDWAMPVAWTSYFGTESADAAADAVRERGATLAVGPLTFDAGRVAFAADPAGALFGIWEGPPGRARQLDLPGAPVWIELRTPDPFAAALFYGEVFRWDGRDPERFEVRWEHDRVVLRAEGHSVAALAREQAGGPAGLPPHWEVSFSVPDTDAALARAEALGGTVVGPAFDSPYGRVARLQDPEGGRFAVISPKR from the coding sequence ATGGGCAGCGGTGAGGCGACGGCCACGGTGCGCTGTGTGGCGGCCGTTCCGTGCTGGGTGAGCCTGGCGACGCGCGATCTCGACGCGGCCGAGGCGTTCTACGGGCCGCTGCTGGGCTGGGAGTTCGAGCCCGCACCGGACCGCTTCGGCCCGTACGTGCACGCGGTGACCGGAGGGGAGGCGGTCGCGGGGCTCGGCGTGGCGGGCGGCGACTGGGCCATGCCCGTCGCCTGGACCAGCTACTTCGGCACCGAGAGCGCCGACGCCGCCGCCGACGCGGTTCGTGAGCGGGGGGCGACGCTCGCCGTCGGCCCGCTCACCTTCGACGCGGGGCGGGTGGCGTTCGCCGCCGATCCGGCGGGCGCGCTGTTCGGGATCTGGGAGGGCCCGCCGGGCCGGGCCCGGCAACTGGACCTGCCGGGCGCACCGGTCTGGATCGAGCTGCGCACACCGGATCCGTTCGCGGCCGCGCTCTTCTACGGCGAGGTGTTCCGCTGGGACGGCCGGGACCCGGAGCGGTTCGAGGTGCGCTGGGAGCACGACCGGGTGGTGCTCCGGGCGGAGGGGCACAGCGTGGCCGCCCTCGCGAGGGAGCAGGCGGGCGGCCCGGCGGGGTTGCCCCCGCACTGGGAGGTGTCGTTCTCGGTGCCGGACACCGATGCCGCGCTGGCCAGGGCGGAGGCACTGGGCGGGACGGTGGTCGGCCCGGCCTTCGACTCGCCCTACGGCCGGGTGGCCCGGCTCCAGGACCCGGAGGGCGGCCGCTTCGCGGTGATCAGCCCCAAGCGCTGA
- a CDS encoding ABC transporter ATP-binding protein, whose translation MTGTESAAESAGVDRLRVAVGARVLVDGVSLRVRPGRVTALVGPSGSGKTTTALALLGVYPDGAQVTGAVHGGAVHGGRVDGGARHGGPVRVGYVPQHPATVLNPARRVGVLLRDLARVHGGGPGAVRRALEGAELADVEGVLRRYPHQLSGGQQQRVVIAQALLTGARVIVADEPTTGQDPRTAARVTALFGRLVARGTGLLLLSHDLGAVRELADEVVVLEAGRVVRTGPPAEVLPVPEGPAPPGPQGSPSPPRPRVPARSGRPAPAPGPTAAPGPTAAPGPVRLSVTGLTARHPGGAAVLHGVGLTLRAGECLALVGRSGSGKTTLGRCLAGLHPRHDGELRLDGEPLPRSVRHRGRRRLAAVQYVFQDARSTFADHRPVLDQVARAAVRLRGRPPSTAADEARAVLAELGLDPAKAARPPAGLSGGELQRAALARALVVDPAVLVCDEITSGLDAAAREAILAGLAGRRDRTGLALLLISHDPAAVAALADSVVTMAEGRLAAGRPVPAAQWPECRTPGLVSPS comes from the coding sequence GTGACCGGAACGGAGTCGGCGGCGGAGTCGGCGGGCGTGGACCGTCTGCGGGTGGCGGTCGGTGCGCGGGTGCTGGTGGACGGCGTCAGCCTGCGGGTCCGGCCCGGCCGGGTGACCGCGCTGGTGGGCCCGTCCGGCAGCGGCAAGACCACCACCGCGCTCGCCCTGCTCGGCGTGTACCCGGACGGCGCGCAGGTGACCGGCGCGGTGCACGGCGGCGCGGTGCACGGCGGCCGGGTGGACGGCGGCGCGCGGCACGGCGGGCCGGTGCGCGTCGGCTACGTGCCGCAGCATCCGGCGACCGTGCTCAACCCGGCCCGCCGGGTCGGTGTGCTGCTGCGCGACCTCGCCCGGGTGCACGGCGGCGGCCCGGGCGCCGTCCGGCGAGCGCTGGAGGGCGCCGAACTGGCCGACGTGGAAGGGGTGTTGCGACGGTACCCGCACCAGCTCTCCGGGGGTCAGCAGCAGCGCGTGGTGATCGCCCAGGCGCTGCTGACCGGAGCCCGGGTGATCGTCGCCGACGAGCCCACCACCGGTCAGGACCCGCGCACCGCCGCCCGGGTGACCGCCCTGTTCGGCCGGCTCGTCGCGCGCGGCACCGGGCTGCTCCTGCTCAGCCACGACCTGGGCGCGGTCAGGGAGTTGGCGGACGAGGTGGTGGTCCTGGAGGCGGGCCGGGTGGTGCGGACCGGTCCGCCCGCCGAGGTCCTGCCGGTGCCCGAGGGACCGGCGCCGCCGGGGCCGCAGGGGTCGCCGAGTCCGCCGAGGCCGCGGGTCCCGGCGAGGTCGGGCCGCCCGGCACCGGCGCCGGGCCCGACAGCGGCGCCGGGCCCGACAGCGGCACCGGGCCCGGTCCGGCTGTCCGTCACCGGCCTCACCGCCCGGCACCCCGGTGGCGCGGCCGTGCTGCACGGCGTCGGCCTGACGCTGCGGGCGGGGGAGTGCCTCGCCCTGGTCGGCCGCTCCGGCAGCGGCAAGACCACCCTGGGGCGCTGCCTGGCCGGCCTGCACCCGCGCCACGACGGCGAGCTCCGCCTCGACGGCGAGCCGCTGCCGCGCAGCGTCCGGCACCGGGGGCGGCGGCGGTTGGCGGCCGTCCAGTACGTCTTCCAGGACGCCCGGAGCACGTTCGCCGACCACCGCCCGGTCCTCGACCAGGTGGCCCGGGCGGCGGTGCGCCTCCGCGGCCGCCCGCCGTCCACCGCGGCCGACGAGGCCCGGGCGGTGCTGGCAGAGCTGGGCCTGGACCCGGCGAAGGCGGCCCGTCCGCCCGCCGGCCTCTCCGGCGGCGAACTCCAACGGGCCGCCCTGGCACGGGCGCTGGTGGTCGACCCGGCGGTGCTGGTCTGCGACGAGATCACCTCCGGACTCGACGCCGCCGCCCGGGAGGCGATCCTCGCCGGCCTCGCCGGGCGGCGGGACCGCACCGGCCTCGCGCTGCTCCTCATCTCCCACGACCCGGCCGCCGTGGCCGCGCTGGCGGACTCGGTCGTCACCATGGCGGAGGGCCGGCTGGCCGCCGGCCGACCCGTCCCGGCGGCGCAGTGGCCGGAGTGTCGGACCCCCGGGCTAGTGTCGCCGTCATGA
- a CDS encoding ABC transporter permease subunit, with product MRKYALGTALIAVPLLLALVGPLVAGEPGPRGVSFTSGGGHWLGTDFTGRDVWRQVLLGGRSVVLVALAATVLAYALALPLALAAALTGRTWVEELLLRPLDVLIAVPSLLLVLLVATALAPGPGGLAVLVGAAAVPDVARVVHAAAVEAAARPVVEALRMHGESWWRIAFGQVARTIRRTLAADAGTRLVGALYLVATAAFLGVGVQPDAADWAVMVDRNRPGLFLQPWAVVVPALLVAGLSTGTNLLFDAALHGAGGKGVRR from the coding sequence GTGAGGAAGTACGCGCTCGGCACCGCCCTGATCGCCGTGCCGCTGCTGCTCGCCCTGGTCGGACCGCTGGTCGCGGGGGAGCCGGGGCCGCGCGGGGTGTCGTTCACGTCGGGCGGCGGGCACTGGCTGGGCACCGACTTCACCGGCCGCGACGTCTGGCGCCAGGTCCTGCTCGGCGGGCGGTCGGTGGTGCTGGTGGCGCTCGCCGCGACGGTCCTCGCCTACGCGCTGGCGCTGCCACTGGCGCTGGCCGCCGCGCTGACCGGGCGGACCTGGGTGGAGGAGCTGCTGCTGAGGCCGCTGGACGTGCTGATCGCGGTGCCCTCGCTGCTGCTGGTGCTGCTGGTCGCCACGGCGCTGGCACCCGGTCCGGGCGGCCTCGCCGTGCTGGTCGGGGCGGCGGCGGTGCCGGACGTCGCGCGGGTGGTGCACGCGGCGGCGGTGGAGGCGGCGGCCCGGCCGGTCGTGGAGGCGCTGCGGATGCACGGGGAGTCGTGGTGGCGGATCGCCTTCGGCCAGGTCGCCCGGACGATCCGCCGTACGCTCGCCGCCGACGCGGGCACCCGCCTGGTCGGCGCGCTCTACCTGGTCGCCACGGCGGCCTTCCTCGGGGTCGGCGTGCAACCGGACGCCGCCGACTGGGCGGTGATGGTGGACCGCAACCGGCCGGGGCTGTTCCTCCAGCCCTGGGCGGTGGTCGTGCCGGCGCTGCTGGTGGCCGGGCTCTCCACCGGAACCAACCTGCTGTTCGACGCCGCCCTGCACGGGGCCGGCGGGAAGGGGGTCCGGCGGTGA
- a CDS encoding ABC transporter permease, whose translation MTTPLRGWARRRLLLGAGQVAAVPVLVFVLTEALPGDAAVTIAGDDPDPARIAAIRAALRLDRPALERFADWAGELARGDLGRSLVSGRPVADSLADGLGPTVLLASLTLVLLVPTAVGLGMLAARREGGPLDRVISTATLGVYAVPEFALGVLLTAVFALRLGWLPPTAVGGVGQQPAVLVLPVVVLLARPVCSIARLVRAGLIEATAAPYAVHALRCGVPPARVRWTHALPNALAPAAQQLARTADWLLCGVIVAEALFVVPGLGTVLLDAVAARDVPVVQGLAVLFGVVTVVLNLAADLVARRLAPRAEVAV comes from the coding sequence ATGACGACGCCGCTGCGCGGCTGGGCCCGGCGCCGGCTGCTGCTCGGCGCCGGGCAGGTCGCGGCCGTCCCGGTCCTGGTCTTCGTCCTCACCGAGGCGCTGCCCGGCGACGCCGCCGTCACCATCGCCGGCGACGACCCCGACCCGGCAAGGATCGCCGCGATCCGTGCCGCGCTGCGGCTGGACCGGCCGGCGCTGGAGCGGTTCGCCGACTGGGCGGGGGAGCTGGCCCGCGGCGACCTCGGCCGCTCGCTGGTGAGCGGCCGCCCGGTCGCCGACTCCCTCGCCGACGGCCTCGGACCGACCGTCCTGCTGGCCTCGCTCACCCTCGTCCTGCTCGTCCCCACGGCGGTCGGCCTCGGCATGCTCGCCGCCCGCCGCGAGGGCGGCCCGCTGGACCGCGTCATCAGCACCGCGACCCTCGGGGTCTACGCGGTACCGGAGTTCGCGCTCGGGGTGCTGCTCACCGCGGTCTTCGCGCTGCGTCTCGGCTGGCTGCCGCCGACCGCCGTCGGCGGTGTCGGGCAGCAGCCGGCGGTGCTGGTCCTGCCGGTGGTGGTGCTGCTGGCCCGGCCGGTCTGCTCCATCGCCCGCCTCGTCCGGGCCGGCCTGATCGAGGCGACGGCCGCCCCGTACGCCGTCCACGCGCTGCGCTGCGGCGTGCCGCCGGCCCGGGTCCGCTGGACGCACGCGCTCCCCAACGCGCTCGCCCCGGCCGCCCAGCAGCTCGCCCGCACCGCGGACTGGCTGCTCTGCGGCGTGATCGTGGCCGAGGCCCTGTTCGTCGTCCCCGGTCTGGGCACCGTCCTGCTGGACGCCGTCGCCGCCCGCGACGTCCCCGTGGTGCAGGGCCTGGCGGTGCTGTTCGGCGTGGTGACGGTGGTCCTCAACCTGGCCGCCGACCTGGTCGCCCGCAGGCTGGCCCCGCGCGCCGAGGTGGCCGTGTGA